TGGAGCATAGGACTAAGCTTATACAAAAGGATTAAATGAGCGTTTGATGAACAGGACAGCAGTCGTCATTCCCCTGCCTTCTCTTCAAATAACCGGGAGATTTCTACAATGGTACGGGTTGCTTTCTCCATGCTTTCCAAGGAAATGTACTCGTATTTGCCGTGGAAGTTCTCCCCGCCTGTGAAAATGTTCGGAGTCGGCAGCCCCATGTAGGATAATTGGGAACCATCCGTTCCGCCACGGATCGGTTTGACTAGTGGTTCGATTTCCAAATTCTCCATCGCCTCGTAGGCAATATCGACGATGTGCTTCACAGGAGCAATCTTCTCGCCCATATTATAATACTGATCATTGATTTCCAGGGAAACGCGGTGCTTTCCGTATGCGTCTTCCAATTCTGCGGCCAATCGTTTCAGGTTTTGTTTCCTGTTTTCAAACTCTGCTTTATCATGATCACGGATCAAATAGTTAAGTACCGCCTCCTCCACATCGCCTTTGAACGTATGCAGATGATAAAAGCCTTCATATTCTTCGGTATGTTCCGGCGCTTCGTTCTGAGGGAGCTGCTGCTGGAATTCCACAGCCAGTTTCAGCGCGTTTACCATTTTCCCTTTAGCCGTGCCCGGATGCACGCTGTGACCATGGAACGTCACGCGGGCAGCTGCGGCATTAAAGCTTTCATATTGCAGCTCGCCTACCGGACCCCCGTCTACGGTATAAGCATAGGAGGCTGCAAACCTGTTGACATCAAACTTATGGGGCCCCCGTCCGATTTCTTCATCCGGCGTGAATGCGACGCGGATTTCTCCATGCTTTATTTCCGGATGCTGAATCAAATAATCCATCGCGGTCATGATTTCCGTAATTCCGGCTTTATTATCAGCACCAAGTAATGTCGTGCCATCTGTGGTGATGAGCGTCTCTCCTTTATATGTAGCAAGTTCAGGAAATTCATCCGGTGTAAGGGCTGTACTTTCGTTCAGTTGAACCGGTCCTCCCTCATATTTAATGATCTGTGGATTTACTCCTTCACCTGTAAAATCAGTAGCTGTGTCGATGTGAGCAAGAAAGCCGATTGTCGGTACTTCCTTCTTTGTGTTTGCAGGCAGTGTAGCCATCACATACGCATGCTCATCTATGGTTACATCCTCCATCCCGATGGCTTTCAATTCCTCCACTAACTGACGTGCCAAATCCCATTGCCCGTCGGTGGATGGTGTCTGACTGCTTTCCTCATTGGATTGAGTATTCATCTTCACATAAGAAATGAAACGTTCTAACAATTCCTTCTGCATATCGGTATCCTCCTTCTAGTGTTCTATACCAAGTGTAGCGATTTCAAGCTCCTAAAGTAAGTGTACTGCTTCACGTCATTTTTTGGTATTCTTATTATATAAAACAAACATCCTTCCAAAAAAACTTTCCATAAAGGTGTGTGTGTCCTTGATACATAAGCGTTGGTTCCAAGCCCTTGTGGCTGCCGTTTTAGTCGTATTACTCATTCTTCTGCTGCATGAAATCAGTTTTTTCTTTGAACCTGTCCTGACATATATCGGTGCAATCGCCGTACCGCTGATCGGAGGAGGGATTCTTTTCTATATATCACGTCCAATTATGCACTTCCTTGAGAAGAACCGCATCCCTCGTGTACTGGCAATTATCATTGTCTTCGCGTTATTCCTGTTTATCGGGTTTCTGATCAGCCGCTTCATCGCTCCGATCGCTCAGGAGCAGTTTACCAGGCTGATCGATAACATTCCTGCAATGGCAAATGCGGTCAGTGATGCTGTCACCTACTGGCAGCAGAATCAGGATATTATTCCGGATGAATTCAATGACACCATCTCAGGATTTGCCGAGAACCTGGAGTCTTATGTTCAAAACGCATCGATGATCATCATCAACTTCATCAGCCAGCTCATCGGTTTTGTGTTTGCTCTCGTATTGATTCCATTCTTCCTTTTCTTCATGTTGAAGGACGGAGATAAGCTCGTACCATTTATTACTCAATTCTTGCCTGAGAAAACAGCTGAAAGCTTCCGTAAACTTTCGGGATCAGTAGACCGGACCTTGAATTCCTTTATTCTCGGGCAGCTTACCGTGAGTATCGTCGTCGGGCTGCTTCTGTTGATCGGCTACTTAATTATAGGGCTGAAATATTCTTTGACACTCTCCTTGTTTGCAATGGCAATGAACGTCATTCCGTTCGTCGGACCATTTCTAGCGGTCATCCCGGCTATTCTGGTTGCCTTTTTCCAGGACCCGATGCTTGCCGTATGGGTAGCTGTCATTACCGT
This sequence is a window from Bacillus sp. SB49. Protein-coding genes within it:
- the pepT gene encoding peptidase T, producing MQKELLERFISYVKMNTQSNEESSQTPSTDGQWDLARQLVEELKAIGMEDVTIDEHAYVMATLPANTKKEVPTIGFLAHIDTATDFTGEGVNPQIIKYEGGPVQLNESTALTPDEFPELATYKGETLITTDGTTLLGADNKAGITEIMTAMDYLIQHPEIKHGEIRVAFTPDEEIGRGPHKFDVNRFAASYAYTVDGGPVGELQYESFNAAAARVTFHGHSVHPGTAKGKMVNALKLAVEFQQQLPQNEAPEHTEEYEGFYHLHTFKGDVEEAVLNYLIRDHDKAEFENRKQNLKRLAAELEDAYGKHRVSLEINDQYYNMGEKIAPVKHIVDIAYEAMENLEIEPLVKPIRGGTDGSQLSYMGLPTPNIFTGGENFHGKYEYISLESMEKATRTIVEISRLFEEKAGE
- a CDS encoding AI-2E family transporter, which produces MIHKRWFQALVAAVLVVLLILLLHEISFFFEPVLTYIGAIAVPLIGGGILFYISRPIMHFLEKNRIPRVLAIIIVFALFLFIGFLISRFIAPIAQEQFTRLIDNIPAMANAVSDAVTYWQQNQDIIPDEFNDTISGFAENLESYVQNASMIIINFISQLIGFVFALVLIPFFLFFMLKDGDKLVPFITQFLPEKTAESFRKLSGSVDRTLNSFILGQLTVSIVVGLLLLIGYLIIGLKYSLTLSLFAMAMNVIPFVGPFLAVIPAILVAFFQDPMLAVWVAVITVIAQQLEGNFVSPNVMGKALSIHPLTIITLILAAGSLAGFIGLLFAIPAYAVIKTVISHFYHEWIERKSETT